In the Piscinibacter sp. XHJ-5 genome, one interval contains:
- a CDS encoding response regulator, translating to MQNKGKILVVDDDRLVLATLTHGLAQAGYEVIDADNGDDAILLAREHKPDLALLDIRMEGKSGFDVAAYLREYCQMPFMFLSAFSDDETLRQVKALGAVAYLVKPLDIRQIVPAVEAAFASAGSRKAEPPAQAAAHDQPAMTPAVAMAVGVLMHRYSLARGVALQRLERMAAAQGLPIAEQAERLLAAVELLAMPS from the coding sequence ATGCAGAACAAGGGCAAGATCCTCGTCGTCGACGACGACCGCCTGGTGCTGGCAACGCTGACACACGGCCTGGCGCAAGCCGGCTACGAGGTCATCGATGCCGACAACGGCGACGATGCCATCCTGCTCGCGCGCGAGCACAAGCCCGACCTCGCGCTGCTCGACATCCGCATGGAAGGCAAGAGCGGCTTCGATGTGGCCGCCTATCTGCGCGAGTACTGCCAGATGCCGTTCATGTTCCTTTCGGCCTTCTCCGACGACGAGACGCTGCGGCAGGTGAAGGCGCTCGGCGCGGTCGCCTACCTCGTCAAGCCGCTGGACATCCGCCAGATCGTGCCGGCCGTGGAGGCAGCGTTCGCGAGTGCCGGATCGCGCAAGGCCGAACCGCCCGCGCAGGCGGCGGCACACGACCAGCCCGCGATGACGCCCGCCGTGGCGATGGCGGTCGGCGTGCTGATGCACCGCTACTCGCTGGCCCGCGGCGTGGCGCTGCAGCGGCTGGAGCGCATGGCGGCGGCGCAGGGGCTGCCGATCGCGGAGCAGGCCGAACGGCTGCTCGCCGCGGTCGAGCTGCTCGCGATGCCCTCCTGA
- the flgL gene encoding flagellar hook-associated protein FlgL: MTRISTAQAFDSALQQLQRRQTELSESQQQLTTGKRVNRASDDPTAAARAERALASVSRVEANQRAVDASKALMSMTESALGDSAELLQRARELLIAAGSGSNGDAQRQAIALDLRGIRDQLLSIANRSDGADGFLFGGQGSSQAPFIDAPGAVQYRGTAGQSQAAGHEQLPITLDGGATWLAARTGNGIFETRVNTSAGNAWIDAGSVIDPASLTGSTYEIQFTDTAGTITYSVLRDGVATAQANVAYQPGKAIQIDGMAVTVTGTPANGDEFELRPSSSTLSVFDMLDKAVADLSTGSKRNSQIAQDSVMNLRNIDQAMTRLSSARSDVGGLLNRIDGVTDRNEGLDLQGRTERSNAEDLDMVHAISDFQSRQSGYDAALKSYSMVQRLSLFQYLNN, from the coding sequence ATGACCCGCATCAGCACCGCCCAGGCCTTCGACTCCGCCCTGCAGCAGCTCCAGCGCCGGCAGACCGAGCTGTCCGAGTCGCAGCAGCAGCTCACCACCGGCAAGCGGGTCAACCGCGCGAGCGACGATCCCACCGCGGCGGCGCGCGCCGAGCGGGCGCTGGCGAGCGTCTCGCGGGTCGAGGCGAACCAGCGCGCCGTCGACGCGAGCAAGGCGCTCATGTCCATGACCGAATCGGCGCTCGGCGATTCCGCCGAGCTGCTGCAGCGAGCTCGCGAGCTGCTCATCGCCGCCGGCAGCGGCAGCAACGGCGATGCGCAGCGGCAGGCCATCGCGCTGGACCTGCGCGGCATCCGCGACCAGCTGCTTTCGATCGCCAACCGCAGCGACGGCGCGGACGGCTTCCTGTTCGGCGGGCAGGGCTCGTCGCAGGCGCCGTTCATCGATGCGCCGGGTGCCGTGCAATACCGCGGCACGGCCGGCCAGTCGCAGGCGGCCGGCCACGAGCAGCTGCCGATCACGCTGGACGGCGGCGCGACCTGGCTCGCGGCGCGCACCGGCAACGGCATCTTCGAGACGCGGGTCAACACCAGCGCCGGCAACGCCTGGATCGATGCGGGCAGCGTCATCGATCCCGCGTCGCTCACCGGCTCGACCTACGAGATCCAGTTCACCGACACCGCCGGCACGATCACCTACTCGGTGCTGCGCGATGGCGTCGCGACCGCGCAGGCCAACGTGGCCTACCAGCCCGGCAAGGCGATCCAGATCGACGGCATGGCAGTGACGGTGACGGGCACGCCGGCCAACGGCGATGAATTCGAGCTGCGGCCGTCGAGTTCGACACTGAGCGTCTTCGACATGCTCGACAAAGCGGTGGCCGACCTGTCCACCGGCAGCAAGCGCAACTCGCAGATCGCGCAGGACAGCGTGATGAACCTGCGCAACATCGACCAGGCGATGACGCGGCTGTCGTCGGCCCGCTCCGACGTCGGCGGCCTGCTCAATCGCATCGACGGTGTGACCGACCGCAACGAAGGCCTGGACTTGCAGGGCCGCACCGAGCGATCAAATGCCGAAGACCTGGACATGGTGCACGCTATTTCCGATTTTCAGAGCAGGCAAAGCGGCTACGATGCCGCCCTGAAGTCGTACTCCATGGTGCAGCGGCTCTCGCTGTTCCAGTACCTGAACAACTGA
- a CDS encoding HDOD domain-containing protein, translating into MTDAILGQVALGYSPFIDRNRTVTATRLTVFPLRPDATLDASQLLRAVGSVWPADGARVSLNVASESLLQDLLKAEPTINVMIEVPAFMASDPANIEPLLALHKHGNTMLLKGRPLKELPREVLPCFKYSIIDLVDDRRATEGPHAPNGAVRSISHVQAGIASIAEMEASFNRGAAAVLGWPIDDAVAMSTAGGKPAGQTDLQVIVELINRVDKQEPIEKLEGTLKRDPSLAFKLMRYINSPAFGLSVEISSFRHAIMMLGYQRLKRWLALLLATASKDTNLKPVMFAAVRRGLLMEELVRGSGDDEMRNEMFICGVFSLLDRMFKQPFADLMRTIPVPQRVFQALVENTGPYQPYFDLVKAVESESLFDFRAAADNLMMSVSEINRAQLRALTTAAELD; encoded by the coding sequence TTGACTGATGCGATCCTCGGCCAGGTGGCCCTGGGCTATTCGCCATTCATCGACCGCAACCGCACCGTCACCGCCACCCGGCTGACAGTGTTCCCGCTGAGGCCCGACGCCACGCTCGATGCGTCGCAGCTGTTGCGGGCGGTGGGCAGCGTGTGGCCGGCCGACGGCGCGCGCGTGTCGCTCAACGTGGCCAGCGAGAGCCTGCTGCAGGACCTGCTGAAGGCCGAGCCGACGATCAACGTGATGATCGAGGTGCCGGCGTTCATGGCCTCGGATCCCGCCAACATCGAGCCGCTGCTGGCGCTGCACAAGCACGGCAACACCATGCTGCTGAAGGGCCGCCCGCTGAAGGAGCTGCCGCGCGAGGTGCTGCCCTGCTTCAAGTATTCGATCATCGACCTCGTCGACGACCGGCGTGCCACCGAGGGGCCGCATGCGCCGAACGGCGCAGTGCGCAGCATCTCGCACGTGCAGGCGGGCATCGCCAGCATCGCCGAGATGGAAGCCAGCTTCAATCGCGGCGCGGCCGCGGTGCTGGGTTGGCCGATCGACGATGCGGTGGCGATGTCCACCGCCGGCGGCAAGCCGGCCGGGCAGACCGACCTGCAGGTCATCGTCGAGCTGATCAACCGCGTCGACAAGCAGGAGCCGATCGAGAAGCTCGAAGGCACGCTCAAGCGCGATCCGTCGCTGGCGTTCAAGCTCATGCGCTACATCAACTCGCCGGCCTTCGGCTTGTCGGTGGAGATCAGCTCCTTCCGCCACGCGATCATGATGCTCGGCTACCAGCGCCTGAAGCGCTGGCTCGCGCTGCTGCTGGCCACCGCCAGCAAGGACACCAACCTCAAGCCGGTCATGTTCGCCGCGGTACGCCGCGGCCTGCTGATGGAAGAGCTGGTGCGCGGCAGCGGCGACGACGAGATGCGCAACGAGATGTTCATCTGCGGCGTGTTCTCGCTGCTCGACCGCATGTTCAAGCAGCCCTTCGCCGACCTGATGCGCACCATCCCCGTGCCGCAGCGCGTGTTCCAGGCGCTGGTGGAGAACACCGGTCCGTACCAGCCGTACTTCGACCTGGTGAAGGCGGTGGAGAGCGAGTCGCTGTTCGATTTCCGCGCCGCGGCCGACAACCTGATGATGAGCGTCAGCGAGATCAACCGCGCGCAGCTGCGCGCGCTCACGACCGCGGCCGAGCTCGACTGA
- a CDS encoding shikimate dehydrogenase: protein MKRNGITEIISGTTRVFLILGDPVAQVRAPEAFNHLFRRHGADAVLVPAHVEPAHFDDFVRHVLTARNIDGLWLAIPHKTAMLGLLDRCDALGRSAGAVNAARRHADGSLEGALFDGVGFTKALDHFGFAIAGCRALVVGVGGGGVAIAASLAARGAATIALYDHAAGRTDAVAARLSRDFGAEMLSLDRPDPAGFDLVVNATPLGLNAGDPLPFDVSRLDAETVVVDILMKNQPTPLLRACHARGIAAHPGFEMMVQQVPEYLSFFGFDHIARAVQSDPGEIRSLFVPFQQGDTP, encoded by the coding sequence ATGAAGCGCAACGGCATCACGGAAATCATCAGCGGCACCACCCGGGTGTTCCTCATCCTCGGGGATCCGGTGGCGCAGGTGCGCGCGCCGGAGGCCTTCAACCATCTCTTCCGCCGCCACGGCGCCGATGCGGTGCTGGTGCCGGCGCACGTCGAGCCGGCGCATTTCGACGACTTCGTCCGGCACGTGCTCACCGCCCGCAACATCGACGGGCTGTGGCTCGCGATTCCGCACAAGACCGCGATGCTGGGGCTGCTCGATCGGTGCGACGCGCTGGGCCGCAGTGCCGGAGCGGTGAACGCCGCCCGCCGTCATGCCGACGGCTCCCTCGAAGGGGCGCTGTTCGACGGCGTGGGCTTCACCAAGGCGCTGGACCACTTCGGCTTCGCCATCGCGGGCTGCCGGGCGCTGGTGGTCGGCGTGGGCGGGGGCGGCGTCGCGATCGCTGCATCGCTGGCGGCGCGCGGGGCCGCCACCATCGCGCTCTACGACCACGCCGCCGGACGCACCGATGCCGTCGCGGCGCGGCTGTCGCGGGATTTCGGCGCCGAGATGCTCTCGCTCGACCGGCCCGATCCCGCCGGCTTCGACCTGGTGGTCAATGCCACGCCGCTCGGCCTGAACGCCGGCGATCCGCTGCCCTTCGACGTGTCGCGCCTCGATGCCGAGACGGTCGTGGTCGACATCCTGATGAAGAACCAGCCGACGCCGTTGCTGCGCGCCTGCCATGCGCGCGGCATCGCCGCGCACCCGGGCTTCGAGATGATGGTGCAGCAGGTGCCCGAATACCTGTCGTTCTTCGGCTTCGACCACATCGCACGCGCGGTGCAGTCGGACCCGGGCGAGATCCGTTCGCTGTTCGTTCCATTCCAACAAGGAGACACGCCATGA
- a CDS encoding ABC transporter substrate-binding protein, translated as MTHATLKLLAFAAGAAFSLGAFAQQTVKIAVIQELSGAGATAGTNFKNGVDLAIREINAAGGILGKKIEATVNDTQSNPGVAKGLATKAVDDGAFAVFGPTFSGSMLVSMAETRRAEVPNFTGAEAASITQQGNPYVFRTSFTQTTSMPKVARYIANNLKAKTVAVMFVNNDFGKGGRDAFRTAAEAAGLKVAADISTDSGQVDFSAPVLKAKQSNADVLFVYSNEEESARILRELRKQGWSKPIVGETTLTGQKVIDLAGEAANGALAHVGLTVDAPIPAMRAFRAKFEKEYKYVSDHNGIKGYTGVYLLKAGIEKAGKLDRQAVAKALHGLSVSAAKDPGVIMDVTIDDKGDLDRESFIIEVKNGKQEVKETLPALGKKQS; from the coding sequence ATGACCCACGCCACCCTCAAGCTGCTGGCTTTCGCGGCAGGCGCCGCATTCAGCCTGGGCGCCTTCGCGCAGCAGACCGTGAAGATCGCGGTGATCCAGGAGCTGTCGGGCGCCGGCGCCACCGCCGGCACCAACTTCAAGAACGGCGTCGACCTGGCGATCCGCGAGATCAACGCGGCCGGCGGCATTCTCGGCAAGAAGATCGAGGCCACCGTCAATGACACGCAGTCCAACCCCGGGGTGGCCAAGGGCCTCGCGACCAAGGCGGTCGACGACGGCGCCTTCGCCGTGTTCGGCCCCACGTTCTCCGGCTCGATGCTGGTGAGCATGGCGGAGACGCGCCGCGCCGAAGTGCCCAACTTCACCGGCGCCGAGGCCGCCTCCATCACGCAGCAGGGCAATCCGTACGTGTTCCGCACGAGCTTCACGCAGACCACGTCCATGCCCAAGGTGGCGCGCTACATCGCGAACAACCTGAAGGCCAAGACGGTGGCGGTGATGTTCGTCAACAACGACTTCGGCAAGGGCGGCCGCGACGCGTTCCGCACCGCCGCCGAAGCCGCCGGGCTGAAGGTGGCCGCCGACATCTCCACCGACTCGGGCCAGGTCGATTTCTCCGCGCCGGTGCTGAAGGCCAAGCAGAGCAATGCCGACGTGCTGTTCGTCTACAGCAACGAGGAGGAGTCGGCGCGCATCCTGCGCGAGCTGCGCAAGCAGGGCTGGAGCAAGCCCATCGTCGGCGAGACGACGCTGACCGGCCAGAAGGTGATCGACCTGGCCGGCGAGGCCGCCAACGGCGCACTGGCGCACGTGGGTCTCACGGTCGACGCGCCCATTCCGGCGATGCGCGCCTTCCGCGCCAAGTTCGAGAAGGAATACAAGTACGTCTCCGATCACAACGGCATCAAGGGCTACACCGGCGTCTACCTGCTGAAGGCGGGCATCGAGAAGGCCGGCAAGCTCGACCGCCAGGCGGTGGCCAAGGCGCTGCACGGCCTGTCGGTGTCGGCCGCCAAGGACCCCGGCGTCATCATGGACGTCACCATCGACGACAAGGGCGACCTCGACCGCGAGAGCTTCATCATCGAGGTGAAGAACGGCAAGCAGGAGGTGAAGGAGACGCTGCCGGCGCTGGGGAAGAAGCAGAGCTGA
- a CDS encoding PAS domain S-box protein, with translation MRPDSSALRQLFDHLSDALLLLDRHARITFANTAALRSLHCEAGMPLDQLQPMLGEAAVQWVHACVQAMAHGRSPPPGDAPAAHLPDGRRVTLAWQPLEGLHSALRLQVSAAAAAGAELPQVAPASASGMHMLWQLPFPASLQDSAYRMVDVNQAYLDFTGYPRETLIGIDPVELQPEEDRAANVAARGELLERMSRGPALIERRLVDAGGRERWFRAAASMLRGDDGTPLFLVTMQDSTAEHAARERADRSARELDDWFDLSPVGMVLFDEAGLLVRTNPAFDALVGDVPPLLPEASASLQQLLAWDARGPSPRLQPGSNPVAVQGWMMQSDGTQRRLRSTVRCYRTPGGQRRYMAVVEDRSIEEERDLAQMQIGALIDTAGVGIATFQESSGWVRQRQPQAGAADAASSAALQSISREIVVPESLPEYERLQQALRQAQRAEVRYAVRHPELGQRWLLTRVEPATLASGKRTTSVVTLDVTEQHQQQQRSEQLLHEMATILESSAAGIAYLRANVLVRSNRRFEAMLGLAGGGLAGSSLQELFGPSVQGQRIAADTLLALNRGLTYETEFEVPLPPGNEPASLWYALSVRRSGPAGGPIEAIAVLSDITRLKAQQTELEILARDRELMFSLSEVGIAFVRSGRIERANDALAALTGHGPAELAGLPLWHLSADTPQADLSWAREEDALRRFGRWTGERQLKRRDGQLLWVQVSKRAVAAGDPTAGIIVSYVNVDDRHRAQEAVALQAERTRAILDSVLVGIVTVGANGIEWMNRSARRMFGGDLADFIDQPIDTVATPEPEHPFRQKHYLSDLAEGQAETFECRVKARDGREFWIVGNAVATGRDEGRQLTYALLDIERRRQAEARTMQAQASLQRIIEAAPMAITLRDARTLRILQVNEVAARSVLRTPAEIVGCTPEEIFDADVAAQRRRDMEEALRSRRLLQVEYRVEENGETRIWDARYLPLASPGQPPDQLLLVATEVTEQRAAQQAKFEAALAQREMLVKEVHHRIKNNLQGVAGLLQQIALRKPEVAPAISEVVGQVQAIAQVYGLQVGVTGPLRLKSVVEAITGSVQRTFGHGILLSVEGPAPHQWALPEAESIPIALTVNELLTNAVKHSIDGRGVQVACTLVCGEEGVRIEIRNRAQLPPGFDVARFPGGVSGLGLVRSLLPRRSAKLSIEQRGDEVVATVALVPPGVTKLEPA, from the coding sequence ATGAGGCCAGACTCATCGGCCCTGCGCCAGCTCTTCGATCACCTCTCCGACGCGCTGCTGCTGCTCGACCGGCACGCGCGCATCACCTTCGCCAACACCGCCGCGCTGCGCTCGCTGCATTGCGAGGCCGGGATGCCGCTGGATCAGCTCCAGCCGATGCTCGGCGAGGCCGCGGTGCAATGGGTGCACGCCTGCGTGCAGGCGATGGCGCACGGGCGCTCGCCGCCTCCCGGCGACGCGCCGGCCGCTCATCTGCCGGACGGGCGACGCGTGACGCTCGCCTGGCAGCCGCTGGAGGGCCTGCATTCGGCGCTGCGGCTGCAGGTCTCGGCAGCCGCGGCGGCCGGCGCAGAGCTGCCCCAGGTCGCGCCCGCTTCGGCCTCGGGCATGCACATGCTGTGGCAGCTGCCGTTCCCCGCCTCGCTGCAGGACTCGGCGTATCGCATGGTCGACGTCAACCAGGCGTACCTCGACTTCACCGGCTACCCGCGCGAGACGCTGATCGGCATCGACCCGGTCGAGCTGCAGCCCGAGGAAGATCGCGCCGCGAACGTCGCCGCGCGAGGCGAGCTGCTGGAAAGAATGAGCCGCGGGCCTGCGCTGATCGAGCGCCGCCTCGTGGATGCCGGCGGCCGCGAACGCTGGTTCCGCGCCGCGGCCAGCATGTTGCGGGGCGACGACGGCACGCCGCTGTTCCTCGTGACGATGCAGGACAGCACCGCCGAGCATGCGGCGCGCGAGCGGGCCGACCGCTCGGCGCGCGAGCTCGACGACTGGTTCGACCTGAGCCCGGTCGGCATGGTCCTGTTCGACGAGGCCGGCCTGCTGGTGCGCACGAACCCGGCGTTCGACGCGCTGGTCGGCGACGTCCCGCCGCTGCTCCCGGAGGCATCGGCCAGCCTGCAGCAACTGCTCGCCTGGGATGCGCGAGGGCCGTCGCCACGCTTGCAGCCGGGCAGCAACCCGGTGGCCGTGCAAGGCTGGATGATGCAGTCCGACGGCACCCAGCGTCGGCTGCGTTCCACCGTGCGCTGCTACCGCACGCCGGGCGGCCAGCGCCGCTACATGGCGGTGGTGGAGGACCGCAGCATCGAAGAGGAACGCGACCTCGCGCAGATGCAGATCGGCGCGCTGATCGACACCGCGGGCGTGGGCATCGCCACCTTCCAGGAATCCTCCGGGTGGGTGCGGCAGCGCCAGCCGCAGGCCGGCGCGGCCGATGCGGCGTCGTCGGCGGCGCTGCAGTCGATCAGCCGCGAGATCGTGGTGCCCGAGTCGCTGCCCGAATACGAGCGGCTGCAGCAGGCCTTGCGTCAGGCGCAGCGTGCCGAGGTGCGCTACGCCGTGCGTCACCCCGAGCTCGGCCAGCGCTGGCTGCTGACGCGCGTGGAGCCCGCGACGCTGGCGTCGGGCAAGCGCACCACCTCCGTGGTCACGCTCGACGTGACCGAGCAGCACCAGCAGCAGCAGCGCAGCGAGCAGCTGCTGCACGAGATGGCCACCATCCTCGAGAGCAGCGCCGCGGGCATCGCCTACCTGCGCGCCAACGTGCTGGTGCGCAGCAACCGGCGCTTCGAGGCGATGCTGGGCCTGGCCGGCGGCGGGCTTGCGGGCAGCAGCCTCCAGGAGCTGTTCGGACCTTCCGTGCAGGGACAGCGCATCGCCGCCGACACGCTGCTCGCGCTGAACCGGGGCCTGACCTACGAGACCGAGTTCGAGGTGCCGCTGCCCCCCGGCAACGAACCGGCATCGCTGTGGTACGCGCTGTCGGTGCGCCGCAGCGGGCCGGCCGGCGGGCCCATCGAGGCGATCGCGGTGCTGTCGGACATCACCCGCCTGAAGGCGCAGCAGACCGAGCTCGAGATCCTGGCCCGCGACCGCGAGCTGATGTTCAGCCTGTCCGAGGTGGGCATCGCCTTCGTCCGCAGCGGCCGCATCGAGCGGGCGAACGATGCGCTGGCTGCGCTCACAGGCCATGGCCCGGCCGAGCTCGCCGGGCTGCCGCTGTGGCACCTGTCTGCCGACACCCCGCAGGCCGACCTCAGCTGGGCGCGCGAGGAAGACGCGCTGCGCCGCTTCGGCCGCTGGACCGGCGAGCGGCAGCTCAAGCGCCGCGACGGGCAGCTGCTGTGGGTTCAGGTCAGCAAGCGGGCGGTCGCCGCCGGCGATCCGACGGCCGGCATCATCGTGTCGTACGTCAACGTCGATGACCGCCATCGCGCCCAGGAAGCGGTGGCGCTGCAGGCGGAGCGAACCCGCGCCATCCTCGATTCCGTGCTGGTGGGCATCGTCACCGTCGGCGCGAACGGCATCGAATGGATGAACCGCTCGGCGCGCCGCATGTTCGGCGGCGACCTGGCCGATTTCATCGATCAGCCGATCGACACCGTGGCCACGCCGGAGCCGGAACATCCGTTCCGGCAGAAGCATTACCTCAGCGACCTTGCCGAAGGTCAGGCCGAGACCTTCGAATGCCGCGTGAAGGCGCGCGACGGCCGCGAGTTCTGGATCGTCGGCAACGCGGTCGCCACCGGCCGCGACGAGGGCCGCCAGCTCACCTACGCGCTGCTCGACATCGAGCGGCGGCGCCAGGCAGAGGCTCGCACCATGCAGGCGCAGGCCTCGCTGCAGCGGATCATCGAAGCGGCGCCCATGGCCATCACGCTGCGTGATGCCCGCACGCTGCGCATCCTGCAGGTCAACGAGGTCGCCGCGCGCAGCGTGCTGCGCACGCCGGCCGAGATCGTCGGCTGCACGCCGGAGGAGATCTTCGATGCCGACGTCGCGGCGCAGCGGCGTCGCGACATGGAAGAGGCGCTGCGCTCGCGGCGTCTGCTGCAGGTCGAGTACCGCGTCGAGGAGAACGGCGAGACCCGCATCTGGGACGCGCGCTACCTGCCGCTGGCCTCGCCCGGCCAGCCGCCCGACCAGCTGCTGCTGGTGGCCACCGAGGTCACCGAGCAGCGTGCGGCCCAGCAGGCGAAGTTCGAGGCCGCGCTGGCGCAGCGGGAGATGCTGGTGAAGGAGGTGCATCACCGCATCAAGAACAACCTGCAGGGCGTGGCCGGGCTGCTGCAGCAGATCGCCCTGCGCAAGCCCGAGGTGGCGCCCGCCATCTCCGAGGTGGTGGGGCAGGTGCAGGCGATCGCGCAGGTCTACGGGCTGCAGGTCGGCGTGACCGGCCCGCTGCGGCTCAAGAGCGTCGTCGAGGCGATCACCGGCTCGGTGCAGCGCACCTTCGGCCACGGCATCCTGCTGAGCGTTGAAGGACCGGCGCCGCACCAGTGGGCGCTGCCGGAAGCCGAGTCGATTCCGATCGCGCTGACCGTCAACGAGCTGCTGACCAACGCGGTCAAGCACAGCATCGACGGGCGCGGGGTGCAGGTCGCCTGCACGCTGGTGTGCGGGGAGGAAGGCGTGCGCATCGAGATCCGCAACCGCGCGCAGCTGCCGCCCGGATTCGATGTGGCGCGCTTTCCCGGCGGCGTCTCCGGGCTCGGGCTGGTGCGATCGCTGCTGCCGCGGCGCAGCGCGAAGCTGAGCATCGAGCAGCGGGGCGACGAGGTGGTGGCGACGGTGGCGCTCGTGCCGCCGGGTGTCACGAAGCTCGAGCCCGCATGA
- a CDS encoding IclR family transcriptional regulator C-terminal domain-containing protein yields the protein MTAEKFEINHKDLIEGLGKGLRVIEAFDDDHPRLTASETAALTGITRTAARRFLLSLCHFGYAATDGKHFWLSPRVLRLGQSYLGAARLPRLVQPFIQRASMQSGETVNMSVLDGHEVVYVARSNPPRYVSIGYQVGVRVPAHVVTPGFAILSSYSDEALDAWIAEHQFTSFTSHTITDLQAFRDNVLAARELGYWMTEQHLDNGLRGIAMPLKDRKGECRGAIGMTLQVQAYSTEQLVAKLLPLLREAAQSLRPLL from the coding sequence ATGACCGCCGAGAAGTTCGAGATCAACCACAAGGACCTCATCGAAGGCCTGGGCAAGGGCCTGCGTGTCATCGAAGCCTTCGACGACGACCATCCCCGGCTCACCGCCAGCGAGACCGCCGCGCTGACGGGGATCACCCGCACGGCGGCGCGCCGCTTCCTGCTGAGCCTGTGCCACTTCGGCTATGCGGCAACCGATGGCAAGCACTTCTGGCTGTCGCCGCGAGTGCTGCGGCTGGGGCAGAGCTACCTCGGCGCGGCGCGCCTGCCGCGCCTGGTGCAGCCCTTCATCCAGCGGGCCTCGATGCAGAGCGGCGAGACCGTCAACATGAGCGTGCTCGACGGCCACGAAGTGGTCTACGTGGCGCGCAGCAACCCGCCGCGCTATGTCTCGATCGGCTACCAGGTCGGCGTGCGGGTGCCCGCACACGTGGTCACCCCCGGCTTCGCGATCCTGTCGAGCTACAGCGACGAGGCGCTCGATGCGTGGATCGCCGAGCACCAGTTCACGAGCTTCACGTCGCACACCATCACCGACCTGCAGGCGTTTCGCGACAACGTGCTGGCCGCTCGCGAGCTGGGCTACTGGATGACCGAGCAGCACCTCGACAACGGGCTGCGCGGCATCGCCATGCCGCTGAAGGACCGCAAGGGCGAATGCCGCGGGGCGATCGGCATGACCCTGCAGGTGCAGGCGTACAGCACGGAGCAGCTCGTCGCGAAGCTGCTGCCGCTGCTGCGGGAGGCGGCGCAGTCGCTGCGGCCCTTGTTGTGA